One genomic segment of Streptomyces niveus includes these proteins:
- a CDS encoding glycine--tRNA ligase translates to MAADKIDSIVNLSKRRGFVYPCSEIYGGQRAAWDYGPLGVELKENIKRQWWRYMVTSREDVVGLDSSVILASEVWEASGHVATFTDPLTECTSCHKRYRADHLEEAYEEKHGKPPVNGLKDLNCPNCGNKGTFTEPKSFSGLLSTHLGPTQDSGSVAYLRPETAQGIFTNFAQVQQTSRKKPPFGIAQMGKSFRNEITPGNFIFRTREFEQMEMEFFVKPGEDETWQDYWMEQRWNWYRDLGLREENMRWFEHPKEKLSHYSKRTADIEYRFSFGGSEWGELEGVANRTDFDLTAHSKASGHDLSYFDQEAGERWTPYVIEPAAGVGRAMLAFLLDAYNEDEAPNAKGVLEKRTVMRLDPRLAPVKVAVLPLSRNPQLSPKAKGLSADLRKNWNIEFDDAGAIGRRYRRQDEIGTPFCVTVDFDTLDDDAVTVRERDTMKQERVSLSQIQGYLGERLLGC, encoded by the coding sequence GTGGCCGCCGACAAGATCGACAGCATCGTCAACCTGAGCAAGCGCCGTGGCTTCGTCTACCCGTGCAGCGAGATCTACGGCGGACAGCGTGCCGCCTGGGACTACGGGCCGCTCGGGGTCGAGCTGAAGGAGAACATCAAGCGCCAGTGGTGGCGTTACATGGTCACTTCGCGCGAGGACGTTGTCGGTCTCGACTCGTCGGTGATCCTGGCCTCCGAGGTCTGGGAGGCCTCGGGGCACGTCGCCACGTTCACCGACCCGCTCACCGAGTGCACCTCCTGCCACAAGCGTTACCGCGCCGACCACTTGGAGGAGGCGTACGAGGAGAAGCACGGCAAGCCGCCGGTCAACGGCCTGAAGGACCTCAACTGCCCCAACTGCGGCAACAAGGGCACCTTCACCGAGCCCAAGTCGTTCTCCGGGCTCCTCTCCACCCACCTCGGCCCGACGCAGGACTCCGGCTCCGTGGCGTATCTGCGCCCCGAGACCGCCCAGGGCATCTTCACCAACTTCGCCCAGGTGCAGCAGACGTCGCGCAAGAAGCCGCCCTTCGGCATCGCGCAGATGGGCAAGTCCTTCCGTAACGAGATCACGCCCGGCAACTTCATCTTCCGCACGCGCGAGTTCGAGCAGATGGAGATGGAATTCTTCGTCAAGCCCGGCGAGGACGAGACGTGGCAGGACTACTGGATGGAGCAGCGCTGGAACTGGTACCGGGACCTGGGCCTGCGCGAGGAGAACATGCGCTGGTTCGAGCACCCGAAGGAGAAGCTCTCCCACTACTCCAAGCGCACCGCCGACATCGAGTACCGCTTCAGCTTCGGCGGCTCGGAGTGGGGCGAGCTCGAGGGCGTCGCGAACCGCACGGACTTCGACCTCACCGCGCACTCCAAGGCGTCGGGCCACGACCTGTCGTACTTCGACCAGGAGGCCGGTGAGCGCTGGACGCCGTACGTCATCGAGCCCGCCGCCGGTGTCGGCCGCGCGATGCTGGCCTTCCTCCTCGACGCGTACAACGAGGACGAGGCGCCGAACGCGAAGGGTGTGCTGGAGAAGCGCACGGTGATGCGGCTCGACCCGCGCCTGGCGCCGGTCAAGGTCGCGGTGCTGCCGCTGTCGCGCAACCCGCAGCTCTCGCCGAAGGCGAAGGGGCTCTCGGCGGACCTGCGGAAGAACTGGAACATCGAGTTCGACGACGCGGGCGCGATCGGCCGGCGTTACCGCAGGCAGGACGAGATCGGTACGCCGTTCTGCGTCACCGTCGACTTCGACACCCTCGACGACGACGCGGTGACGGTGCGCGAGCGCGACACGATGAAGCAGGAGCGCGTCTCGCTGAGCCAGATCCAGGGCTACCTCGGCGAGCGCCTGCTCGGCTGCTGA
- a CDS encoding DUF6243 family protein: protein MAKSRNNLLGVGGQRKKLSRADQQGNGPGRNADRKVAEDKKQELVRKMRERATGTESEEPTADTADAADTTDANSAADVTDGPAAQS from the coding sequence GTGGCAAAGAGCCGGAACAACCTTCTCGGCGTGGGCGGACAGCGTAAGAAGCTGTCCCGCGCCGATCAGCAGGGCAACGGCCCCGGCCGGAACGCCGACCGCAAGGTCGCCGAGGACAAGAAGCAGGAACTGGTGCGCAAGATGCGCGAGCGCGCGACCGGTACCGAGTCCGAGGAGCCCACGGCGGACACGGCGGACGCGGCCGACACCACCGACGCGAACAGCGCGGCCGATGTGACCGACGGGCCCGCCGCCCAGTCCTGA
- a CDS encoding MFS transporter, translating into MKRGTRPIRGGLLRRHHDFRLLWLGETAGKFGTSVTGVAMPLIAVSTLDAGTFEVGLLTAATWAPWLVIGLPVGVWVDRTRRRPIMLAAAAVSLALFAAVPLAAWAGLLSVGLLVGVALLTGTAAVFFQTAYTAYLPAILAPEDQPEGNAKLHGSASAAQIAGLGSGGLIAQLAGAVNGMFANAATFLVSLLCLSRIRHREPRLPRVPRRPGALAAEVGEGLRLVAGDPWLRTLTLFGAASNLALMGYQSILVVFLVRTVGLDPGPVGGLVAAAGTGGVAGAFLARRVAARVGTARATLLFELGLAVFALLIPLTVGGAGVLFYVAGGFFVAAGVVAGNVIKASFQQRYCPPELLGRLTASTAFLNYGTIPLGALLGGTLGTVLGIRTAMWITTAGVPLAALILLFSPIGRARDLPASPREPHRSPDGPHRAPAPADEPRTT; encoded by the coding sequence GTGAAGCGCGGGACACGCCCGATACGCGGCGGGCTGCTGCGCCGTCACCACGACTTCCGGCTGCTCTGGCTCGGCGAGACCGCCGGCAAGTTCGGTACGTCGGTCACCGGCGTCGCGATGCCGCTGATCGCCGTCTCCACCCTGGACGCGGGCACGTTCGAGGTCGGCCTGCTCACCGCGGCGACCTGGGCGCCCTGGCTGGTCATCGGTCTGCCGGTCGGCGTCTGGGTGGACCGGACCCGGCGCAGACCGATCATGCTGGCCGCCGCGGCGGTCTCACTGGCGCTGTTCGCCGCCGTCCCGCTCGCCGCGTGGGCGGGTCTGCTGAGCGTCGGCCTGCTGGTGGGCGTGGCGCTGCTGACGGGCACGGCCGCCGTGTTCTTCCAGACCGCGTACACCGCCTATCTGCCCGCCATCCTGGCCCCGGAGGACCAGCCAGAGGGCAACGCCAAACTGCACGGCAGCGCGTCCGCCGCGCAGATCGCCGGGCTCGGATCGGGCGGACTGATCGCGCAGTTGGCGGGCGCGGTCAACGGGATGTTCGCCAACGCGGCGACCTTCCTCGTCTCGCTCCTGTGTCTGTCGCGCATCCGCCACCGCGAGCCGCGCCTCCCACGCGTCCCGCGCCGGCCCGGCGCGCTGGCCGCCGAGGTCGGGGAGGGCCTGCGGCTGGTCGCCGGGGATCCCTGGCTCCGTACGCTGACGCTCTTCGGCGCCGCGTCCAATCTGGCCCTGATGGGGTACCAGTCGATCCTCGTCGTCTTCCTGGTGCGGACCGTCGGTCTGGACCCCGGGCCGGTCGGCGGGCTCGTCGCCGCGGCGGGCACGGGCGGCGTGGCCGGGGCCTTCCTGGCGCGCCGGGTCGCGGCACGGGTGGGCACGGCACGCGCGACGCTGCTCTTCGAGCTGGGCCTCGCGGTGTTCGCCCTGCTCATCCCGCTGACCGTGGGCGGGGCCGGGGTGCTGTTCTACGTCGCCGGCGGATTCTTCGTCGCCGCGGGCGTGGTGGCGGGCAATGTGATCAAGGCGAGCTTCCAGCAGCGCTACTGCCCGCCGGAGTTGCTCGGCCGCCTCACGGCGAGCACGGCCTTCCTCAACTACGGGACGATCCCGCTCGGCGCCCTGCTGGGCGGCACGCTCGGTACGGTGCTCGGCATCCGTACGGCGATGTGGATCACCACCGCCGGTGTGCCGCTGGCCGCGCTGATCCTGCTCTTCTCGCCGATCGGACGCGCCAGGGATCTGCCGGCGTCCCCCCGCGAGCCGCACCGGTCTCCGGACGGACCGCACCGCGCCCCGGCCCCGGCCGACGAACCCCGAACCACGTGA
- a CDS encoding ArsR/SmtB family transcription factor, producing MPDEPETPSQPAARPTRRIDARSLRGLAHPLRMSILEAISLDGPATATVLAERLGENTGTVSWHLRHLAEHGFIEEETGRGTKRERWWRRTGVPNELNTADFRDDPRTRGALSVYLHELVGQYFSRVTDYLNEEWDNGWRAAGTVSDWHDLRLTPEQLSALNAELMAVVARHTPGPDTEADPGALPVVVQLQSFPRKARGTGSDTR from the coding sequence ATGCCCGACGAACCCGAGACCCCGTCGCAGCCGGCCGCGCGACCCACCCGCCGTATCGACGCCCGCAGTCTGCGCGGGCTCGCCCACCCCCTGCGGATGAGCATCCTCGAAGCGATCAGCCTCGACGGGCCCGCCACCGCCACCGTTCTCGCCGAGCGGCTCGGCGAGAACACCGGCACCGTCAGCTGGCATCTGCGCCATCTCGCCGAGCACGGCTTCATCGAGGAGGAGACCGGACGCGGCACCAAGCGGGAGCGCTGGTGGCGCAGGACCGGCGTACCGAACGAGCTGAACACCGCCGACTTCCGGGACGATCCCCGCACCCGGGGCGCGCTGTCCGTCTATCTCCACGAGCTGGTGGGCCAGTACTTCAGCCGGGTCACGGACTATCTGAACGAGGAGTGGGACAACGGCTGGCGCGCCGCCGGTACGGTCTCGGACTGGCACGACCTGCGGCTCACGCCGGAGCAACTGAGCGCGCTCAACGCGGAGTTGATGGCGGTCGTCGCCCGCCACACACCCGGCCCCGACACTGAGGCGGACCCCGGCGCCCTGCCCGTCGTCGTCCAGCTCCAGTCCTTCCCCCGCAAGGCGCGCGGGACCGGGAGCGACACCCGGTGA
- a CDS encoding MFS transporter, translated as MVILGTCCMSLLIVSLDNTVLNVALPSMQKELHTTLAGMQWTIDAYTLVIASLLMLAGSTADRVGRRRVFKTGLVIFTLGSLLCSLAPNLESLVAFRMVQAVGGSMLNPVAMSIITNTFTDPRERARAIGVWGGVVGISMAAGPLIGGLLVETVGWRAIFLVNLPVGITAYVLTWRFVPESRAAKPRRPDPVGQLLVMATLGALTYAIIEAPTAGWTSPLILTFVGVTVCALTGLLLYEPRRPEPLIDLRFFRSAPFSGATVIAVCAFGGLGGFLFMNTLYLQNVRGLSALDAGLHMLPMAALAFVCAPLSGRLVGTRGPRLPLLLAGTAIAASGLLFAVFEAETHTALLFTGYVLFGTGFGLVNAPITNTAVSGMPLAQSGVAAAVASTSRQIGQTLGVAVIGAVLAAGASSATHRGGIDEAGFVAASRPAWWIIAGLGFCVLVVGALTSGEWARGTARRNAARLEPASVPESAA; from the coding sequence ATGGTGATTCTGGGGACCTGCTGCATGAGCCTGCTGATCGTCAGTCTCGACAACACGGTGCTCAACGTCGCGCTGCCGTCCATGCAGAAGGAGTTGCACACCACGCTCGCCGGCATGCAGTGGACCATCGACGCGTACACCCTGGTCATCGCCTCGCTGCTGATGCTCGCGGGCTCCACGGCCGACCGCGTCGGCCGGCGGCGCGTCTTCAAGACGGGGCTCGTGATCTTCACGCTCGGGTCGCTGCTGTGCTCGCTCGCGCCGAATCTGGAGTCGCTGGTCGCGTTCCGGATGGTGCAGGCCGTCGGCGGCTCGATGCTCAACCCGGTCGCGATGTCGATCATCACGAACACCTTCACCGACCCGCGCGAGCGCGCCCGCGCGATCGGCGTCTGGGGCGGGGTCGTCGGAATCTCGATGGCGGCCGGGCCGCTGATCGGCGGGCTGCTCGTGGAGACGGTCGGCTGGCGCGCGATCTTCCTGGTCAATCTGCCGGTGGGGATCACCGCGTACGTGCTCACCTGGCGGTTCGTCCCCGAGTCGCGCGCCGCGAAGCCGCGCCGCCCCGACCCCGTGGGCCAGCTGCTGGTCATGGCCACCCTCGGCGCGCTGACGTACGCGATCATCGAGGCGCCGACGGCCGGCTGGACGTCGCCGCTGATCCTGACCTTCGTCGGCGTCACGGTGTGCGCGCTGACCGGGCTGCTGCTGTACGAGCCGAGGCGCCCCGAGCCGCTGATCGATCTGCGTTTCTTCCGCAGCGCGCCGTTCAGCGGGGCGACGGTCATCGCCGTGTGCGCGTTCGGCGGCCTCGGCGGCTTCCTGTTCATGAACACGCTCTACCTCCAGAACGTACGGGGCCTCTCCGCCCTGGACGCCGGTCTCCACATGCTGCCGATGGCGGCGCTCGCCTTCGTCTGCGCGCCGCTGTCGGGACGGCTCGTCGGTACGAGGGGGCCGCGGCTCCCGCTGCTGCTCGCGGGCACGGCCATCGCGGCGAGCGGGCTGCTGTTCGCGGTCTTCGAGGCGGAGACGCACACGGCGCTGCTGTTCACCGGATACGTCCTGTTCGGCACGGGCTTCGGCCTCGTGAACGCCCCGATCACCAACACGGCGGTCTCCGGGATGCCGCTGGCGCAGTCGGGGGTGGCCGCCGCGGTCGCGTCGACCAGCCGGCAGATCGGGCAGACGCTGGGCGTCGCGGTGATCGGAGCGGTACTGGCGGCGGGCGCGTCGTCGGCCACGCACCGGGGCGGCATCGACGAGGCGGGCTTCGTCGCGGCGAGCCGCCCCGCGTGGTGGATCATCGCCGGGCTCGGGTTCTGCGTGCTGGTGGTCGGCGCGCTGACGAGCGGGGAGTGGGCGCGCGGTACGGCGCGCCGCAACGCGGCACGACTGGAGCCGGCGTCGGTCCCGGAATCGGCGGCCTGA
- the dusB gene encoding tRNA dihydrouridine synthase DusB, with product MRDNGGMTAPLAPSLAPPATLAVGPYTVRPPVVLAPMAGITNAPFRTLCREFSGGKGLFVSEMITTRALVERNEKTMQLIRFDATETPRSIQLYGVDPVTVGKAVRMIADEGLADHIDLNFGCPVPKVTRKGGGSALPYKRPLLRAILHEAVSNAGDLPVTMKMRKGIDDGHLTYLDAGRIAVEEGVTAIALHGRTAAQHYGGTADWDAIARLKEHVPEIPVLGNGDIWSADDALRMVRETGCDGVVVGRGCLGRPWIFGDLVAAFEGTGELARPALREVAGVMRRHAELLGEWIGDEARGVIDFRKHVAWYLKGFSVGSEMRKKLAITSSLAELDSLLGELDLDQPWPDGADGPRGRTSGNNRVVLPDGWLKDPYDCAGIGADAELDTSGG from the coding sequence ATGCGCGACAATGGGGGGATGACCGCTCCGCTCGCCCCCTCCCTCGCACCGCCCGCCACGCTCGCCGTCGGGCCGTACACGGTGCGCCCGCCGGTGGTCCTCGCGCCCATGGCCGGGATCACCAACGCCCCGTTCCGGACGCTGTGCCGGGAGTTCTCGGGCGGCAAGGGGCTGTTCGTCAGCGAGATGATCACCACGCGGGCGCTGGTCGAGCGCAACGAGAAGACGATGCAGCTCATCCGCTTCGACGCGACCGAGACACCGCGCTCGATCCAGCTGTACGGGGTCGACCCGGTCACCGTCGGCAAGGCCGTCCGCATGATCGCGGACGAGGGCCTGGCCGACCACATCGACCTGAACTTCGGCTGCCCCGTCCCCAAGGTCACCCGCAAGGGCGGCGGCTCGGCCCTCCCGTACAAGCGGCCCCTGCTTCGCGCGATCCTGCACGAGGCCGTGTCGAACGCCGGGGACCTGCCGGTCACCATGAAGATGCGCAAGGGCATCGACGACGGTCACCTCACCTATCTGGACGCGGGCCGTATCGCGGTCGAGGAGGGCGTGACCGCGATCGCCCTGCACGGCAGAACGGCCGCTCAGCACTACGGCGGTACGGCCGACTGGGACGCCATCGCCCGCCTCAAGGAGCATGTCCCCGAGATCCCGGTCCTCGGCAACGGCGACATCTGGTCGGCGGACGACGCGCTGCGGATGGTCCGCGAGACCGGCTGCGACGGCGTGGTCGTGGGACGCGGCTGCCTCGGCCGGCCGTGGATCTTCGGCGATCTGGTGGCGGCCTTCGAAGGTACGGGGGAGCTCGCCCGGCCCGCGCTGCGCGAGGTCGCCGGGGTCATGCGGCGGCACGCGGAGCTGCTGGGGGAGTGGATCGGCGACGAGGCGCGCGGGGTGATCGACTTCCGTAAGCACGTGGCCTGGTACCTGAAGGGCTTCTCGGTCGGTTCCGAGATGCGCAAGAAGCTCGCGATCACCTCGTCCCTCGCCGAACTGGATTCGCTGCTGGGTGAGTTGGACCTGGACCAGCCGTGGCCGGACGGCGCGGACGGGCCGCGCGGGCGGACGTCGGGGAACAACCGGGTGGTCCTGCCGGACGGCTGGCTGAAGGACCCGTACGACTGCGCGGGCATCGGCGCCGACGCGGAACTGGACACCTCCGGCGGCTGA
- the ppdK gene encoding pyruvate, phosphate dikinase — MSESKDTHVATDTAPQDQKFVYDFTEGNKDLKGLLGGKGANLAEMTNLGLPVPPGFTITSEACKVYLATGTEPAALRDEVGAHLDALERKMGKKLGQADDPLLVSVRSGAKFSMPGMMDTVLNIGLSDKSVAGLAKQSGDERFAWDSYRRLIQMFGKTVLGVDGDLFEEALDDAKRAKKAATDIDLDAADLKKLVKQFKKIVSRDAGRDFPQDPREQMDLAIRSVFESWNTDRAKLYRRQERIPGDLGTAVNICSMVFGNLGPDSGTGVAFTRDPASGHQGVYGDYLQNAQGEDVVAGIRNTVPLADLETIDKTSYDRLMRIMEVLETHYRDLCDIEFTIERGELWMLQTRVGKRTAGAAFRIATQLVDQGLIDEAEALQRVNGSQLAQLMFPRFDHGAKTELLGRGIAASPGAAVGKAVFDSYTAVKWSRSGERVILIRRETNPDDLDGMIAAEGILTSRGGKTSHAAVVARGMGKTCVCGAEELEVDTKRRRMTVGRTVVEEGDIVSVDGSTGKVYLGEVPVVPSPVVEYFEGRMHAGADDADELVEAVHRMMAYADRRRRLRVRANADNAEDALRARRFGAQGIGLCRTEHMFLGERRAMVEKLILADTDDEREQALKTLLPYQKKDFVELFEAMDGLPVTVRLLDPPLHEFLPDITELSVRVALAESRKDHNENDLRLLQAVHKLHEQNPMLGLRGVRLGLVIPGLFAMQVRAIAEAAAERKHAKGDPRAEIMIPLVGTVQELEIVRDEAEQVIAEVRKSTGIDLRLSLGTMIELPRAALTAGQIAEAAEFFSFGTNDLTQTVWGFSRDDVEASFFTAYLEKGIFGVSPFETIDMDGVGELVRGACEAGRRTRPDLKLGVCGEHGGDPESVHFFHKVGLDYVSCSPFRIPVARLEAGRAAAEPDGRGDTR, encoded by the coding sequence GTGTCCGAAAGCAAAGACACCCACGTAGCGACAGACACCGCCCCGCAGGACCAGAAGTTCGTCTATGACTTCACCGAGGGCAACAAGGATCTCAAGGGCCTCCTCGGCGGCAAGGGCGCCAACCTCGCCGAGATGACCAACCTCGGTCTGCCCGTCCCTCCGGGCTTCACCATCACCAGCGAAGCGTGCAAGGTCTACCTCGCCACGGGTACGGAGCCGGCCGCCCTGCGTGACGAGGTCGGCGCGCACCTCGACGCCCTCGAACGGAAGATGGGCAAGAAGCTCGGCCAGGCCGACGACCCGCTGCTCGTCTCCGTACGGTCCGGCGCCAAGTTCTCCATGCCCGGGATGATGGACACCGTCCTCAACATCGGGCTCTCGGACAAGTCCGTCGCCGGCCTCGCCAAACAGTCCGGCGACGAGCGCTTCGCCTGGGACTCCTACCGCAGGCTCATCCAGATGTTCGGCAAGACCGTCCTCGGCGTCGACGGCGACCTCTTCGAGGAGGCGCTGGACGATGCCAAGCGGGCCAAGAAGGCCGCCACCGACATCGACCTCGACGCCGCCGACCTGAAGAAGCTGGTCAAGCAGTTCAAGAAGATCGTCTCGCGCGACGCGGGCCGTGACTTCCCGCAGGACCCGCGCGAGCAGATGGATCTCGCCATCCGCTCCGTCTTCGAGTCCTGGAACACCGACCGCGCCAAGCTCTACCGCCGCCAGGAGCGCATCCCCGGCGACCTCGGCACCGCCGTCAACATCTGCTCCATGGTCTTCGGCAACCTCGGCCCGGACTCCGGCACCGGCGTCGCCTTCACCCGCGACCCGGCCAGCGGCCACCAGGGTGTGTACGGGGACTACCTCCAGAACGCGCAGGGCGAGGACGTCGTCGCCGGTATCCGCAACACCGTGCCGCTCGCCGACCTGGAGACCATCGACAAGACGTCCTACGACCGGCTGATGCGGATCATGGAGGTCCTGGAGACGCACTACCGGGACCTCTGCGACATCGAATTCACCATCGAGCGCGGCGAGTTGTGGATGCTCCAGACCCGCGTCGGCAAGCGCACCGCGGGCGCCGCCTTCCGCATCGCGACCCAGCTCGTCGACCAGGGCCTGATCGACGAGGCGGAGGCCCTTCAGCGCGTCAACGGCTCCCAGCTGGCGCAGCTGATGTTCCCGCGCTTCGACCATGGTGCGAAGACCGAGCTGCTGGGGCGCGGTATCGCCGCGTCGCCCGGCGCCGCCGTCGGCAAGGCCGTCTTCGACTCGTACACCGCCGTCAAGTGGTCGCGCTCCGGCGAGCGGGTCATCCTCATCCGCCGCGAGACCAACCCCGACGACCTGGACGGCATGATCGCCGCCGAGGGCATCCTCACCTCGCGCGGCGGCAAGACCTCGCACGCCGCCGTCGTGGCCCGCGGCATGGGCAAGACCTGCGTCTGCGGCGCCGAGGAGCTGGAGGTCGACACCAAGCGGCGCCGGATGACCGTCGGCAGGACCGTCGTCGAGGAGGGCGACATCGTCTCCGTCGACGGCTCGACCGGCAAGGTCTACCTCGGCGAGGTTCCCGTCGTCCCCTCGCCGGTGGTCGAGTACTTCGAGGGCCGCATGCACGCCGGCGCCGACGACGCCGACGAACTGGTCGAGGCCGTCCACCGGATGATGGCGTACGCCGACCGCCGCCGCCGGCTGCGGGTGCGCGCCAACGCCGACAACGCCGAGGACGCGCTGCGGGCACGCCGCTTCGGCGCGCAGGGCATCGGACTGTGCCGCACCGAGCACATGTTCCTCGGCGAACGCCGGGCCATGGTCGAGAAGTTGATCCTCGCCGACACCGACGACGAGCGCGAGCAGGCGCTGAAGACACTGCTGCCGTACCAGAAGAAGGACTTCGTCGAGCTCTTCGAGGCGATGGACGGACTGCCCGTCACCGTACGGCTGCTGGACCCGCCGCTGCACGAGTTCCTGCCCGACATCACGGAGTTGTCCGTACGGGTCGCGCTCGCCGAATCCCGCAAGGACCACAACGAGAACGATCTGCGGCTGCTCCAGGCCGTGCACAAACTGCACGAGCAGAATCCGATGCTCGGACTGCGCGGCGTACGGCTCGGCCTGGTCATCCCCGGGCTGTTCGCTATGCAGGTACGGGCGATCGCCGAGGCCGCGGCGGAGCGCAAGCACGCCAAGGGCGACCCGCGGGCCGAGATCATGATCCCGCTCGTCGGCACCGTCCAGGAGCTGGAGATCGTCCGCGACGAGGCCGAGCAGGTCATCGCGGAGGTACGGAAGTCCACCGGGATCGACCTCAGGCTGTCGCTCGGCACGATGATCGAACTGCCGCGTGCCGCACTGACGGCGGGTCAGATCGCGGAAGCCGCCGAGTTCTTCTCCTTCGGTACGAACGACCTCACCCAGACCGTGTGGGGCTTCTCCCGCGACGACGTCGAGGCGAGCTTCTTCACCGCGTACCTGGAGAAGGGCATCTTCGGGGTGTCGCCGTTCGAGACGATCGACATGGACGGCGTCGGCGAACTCGTACGCGGCGCGTGCGAGGCCGGCCGCAGGACCCGGCCCGATCTGAAGCTGGGCGTCTGCGGCGAGCACGGTGGCGACCCCGAGTCGGTGCACTTCTTCCACAAGGTGGGGCTGGACTACGTGTCCTGCTCGCCGTTCCGGATCCCCGTGGCCCGCCTGGAGGCCGGGCGGGCGGCGGCGGAGCCGGACGGGCGCGGCGACACACGCTGA
- a CDS encoding ArsR/SmtB family transcription factor has protein sequence MLRIHFTGGDLGAVRTAAGPDPLWETILSFHRLRDRRGAPAFGEWRTETRVRLKGETRLLGALVPRRGYFPDFLTPPEGRFGLAEGLQALRATPGEQVRTELALLGPGAPSLPARIGALSEDDPAELGRLADALRAYHRAAVEPYWPHIRARAEADRVVRGRALLDGGADELLATLPPMIRWRAPVLEADYPVDRELFLDGRGLLLQPSFFCRGTPVVYRDPTLPPVLVYPVTQVDAPTAAGHRGRGAGPSLGRLVGRTRSAVLSAIEHGTTTSELARRAGVSLASASQHACVLREAGLVVTLRHGNAVLHTLTPLGAALLNGGAQGVPGPGRTGRTGTTSGTVPSPRT, from the coding sequence GTGCTGCGAATTCACTTCACGGGGGGAGACCTCGGCGCGGTCCGGACGGCCGCCGGTCCCGACCCGCTGTGGGAAACGATTCTCAGCTTTCACCGATTGCGGGACCGGCGGGGCGCGCCCGCTTTCGGGGAATGGCGCACGGAAACCCGGGTGAGGTTGAAAGGTGAAACACGTCTGCTCGGCGCGCTGGTGCCGCGGCGCGGCTATTTCCCGGATTTCCTGACGCCCCCGGAAGGCCGCTTCGGGCTGGCGGAGGGGCTTCAGGCGCTGCGCGCGACGCCGGGGGAGCAGGTCCGTACGGAGCTGGCCCTGCTCGGCCCCGGGGCGCCCTCGCTCCCCGCCCGGATCGGCGCGCTGTCCGAGGACGACCCGGCCGAACTGGGGCGGCTCGCCGACGCGTTGCGCGCCTACCACCGGGCCGCCGTGGAGCCGTACTGGCCGCACATCCGGGCACGCGCCGAGGCGGACCGCGTCGTCCGTGGCCGGGCGCTGCTCGACGGCGGCGCCGACGAACTGCTCGCCACGCTCCCGCCGATGATCCGCTGGCGCGCTCCCGTCCTGGAGGCGGACTATCCGGTGGACCGTGAACTCTTCCTGGACGGGCGTGGGTTGCTGCTCCAGCCGTCGTTCTTCTGCCGGGGGACACCGGTCGTCTACCGCGACCCGACGCTGCCGCCGGTACTGGTCTACCCCGTCACCCAGGTGGACGCGCCGACCGCCGCGGGACACCGCGGCCGAGGTGCGGGACCGTCCCTCGGCCGGCTCGTCGGCCGTACGCGCTCGGCCGTCCTGAGCGCCATCGAGCACGGCACGACCACCAGTGAACTCGCCCGCAGGGCAGGGGTGTCGCTCGCCTCGGCCAGCCAGCACGCCTGCGTCCTGCGCGAGGCGGGACTGGTGGTGACCCTGCGCCACGGCAACGCCGTCCTGCACACACTGACACCCCTGGGCGCCGCCCTGCTGAACGGCGGCGCCCAGGGTGTGCCGGGGCCCGGACGGACCGGCCGGACGGGGACTACGTCCGGAACGGTCCCGTCACCTCGTACGTGA